The bacterium genome contains a region encoding:
- a CDS encoding M23 family metallopeptidase — protein sequence MLFRRHFTIMVVPDAQALLKRFHVRGGQIFGGIVGLAILACLAISSPLLLLWGVHESRELSAARAERQRLEARSRDVEQALSDMRQKLAAYEKKTEKLAYLAGLDVQQPKPPGGRIIDQRAAVAVRYDEMRSEAVELVDRGASLDRRIGVVESAMGRQTERLAHMPSLAPTRGLIGGGFGWRRDPFTGLKQFHRGLDICAPIGTPVRAPADGVVRSTERDGGYGNTLTIDHGDGIVTRYGHLSAFRARPGQRVHRGDVVAFVGNTGRSTGSHVHYEVVLHGAAVDPLQFLPGDDLF from the coding sequence ATGTTGTTCCGCCGCCACTTCACCATCATGGTCGTGCCCGACGCGCAGGCGCTCCTCAAGCGCTTCCATGTCCGCGGCGGCCAGATCTTCGGCGGGATCGTCGGCCTCGCGATCCTCGCCTGCTTGGCGATCAGTTCCCCGCTCCTGCTGCTCTGGGGCGTCCACGAGTCGCGCGAACTCTCGGCCGCCCGCGCCGAGCGGCAGCGGCTCGAGGCCCGCTCGCGCGACGTCGAGCAGGCGCTCTCCGACATGCGCCAGAAGCTCGCCGCCTACGAGAAGAAGACCGAGAAGCTGGCCTACCTCGCGGGGCTGGATGTCCAGCAGCCGAAGCCGCCGGGCGGCCGGATCATCGACCAGCGGGCGGCCGTCGCCGTCCGCTACGACGAGATGCGCAGCGAGGCGGTGGAGTTGGTGGACCGCGGCGCGTCGCTCGACCGGCGGATCGGCGTCGTCGAGTCGGCGATGGGGCGGCAGACCGAGCGGCTGGCGCACATGCCGTCGCTCGCGCCGACGCGCGGCCTGATCGGCGGCGGGTTCGGCTGGCGGCGCGACCCGTTCACCGGGCTCAAGCAGTTCCACCGCGGCCTCGACATCTGCGCGCCGATCGGCACGCCGGTCCGCGCGCCCGCCGACGGCGTCGTCCGCTCGACGGAGAGGGACGGCGGCTACGGCAACACGCTGACGATCGACCACGGCGACGGGATCGTGACCCGCTACGGCCACCTCTCGGCCTTCCGCGCCCGCCCCGGGCAACGGGTCCATCGCGGCGACGTCGTCGCCTTCGTCGGCAACACCGGCCGTTCGACCGGCTCGCACGTCCACTACGAGGTCGTGCTCCACGGCGCGGCGGTCGATCCGCTGCAGTTCCTGCCGGGGGACGACCTCTTCTGA
- the secA gene encoding preprotein translocase subunit SecA translates to MIDKVLGKIFGTKNERELKRLQPYVAQINALEPAIRALSDAELRAKTDEFRARLKDGATLDDLLVEAFAVCREAGRRVLNMRHFDVQLIGGIVLHSGTIAEMRTGEGKTLVATLPVYLNALSGRGVHVVTVNDYLARRDAEWMGRLYKFLGLTVGCIQHNLSDEERQVAYNSDVTYGTNNEFGFDYLRDNMKFGRDSMVQQKGHVYAIVDEVDSILIDEARTPLIISGPSEGDTSIYSRCDGVIPKLKKGAELAGEGTREERDELEASGDYVVDIKNRNVVLTEQGVVHAEKILGVGNLYDPSNIMFLHAVNQALRAHAIYRRDVDYMVEDGEVVIVDEFTGRKMPGRRWSDGLHQAVEAKEGVEVRSENQTLATITFQNYFRMYEKLSGMTGTAETEAPEFAQIYKLDVMVIPTNRPMVRADNADIIFRTEEGKFAAVVEEIKKLHADRKPILVGTTSVEKSERLSTMLKRAGVPHQVLNAKHHAREAEIVAQAGRLGMVTIATNMAGRGTDILLGGNPEALAKSLCLEDAGRGWEEADEAAREAALAKARAICAKEHDEVVEKGGLHIIGTERHEARRIDNQLRGRAGRQGDPGASRFYLSLEDDLMRRFASWLMERALAGADDAPIESRMVSKQIEKAQKQVEAQNFEIRKRLLEYDDVQNLQRQEVYGLRRELLEGSDQHDYIVERAQDLLEYLTEEYLTVDADAEPRTDEYCGQVTHFFGFDPRKVGVDFADGPEAAREAIWKIASNRFDDKEQRLGADLMRQYERWIVLQIIDQQWKDHLLALDHLKEGIGLRAYAQKDPLVEYKRESFDLFMSMKERIEEETIRYLMLFEPRTEEDRRREEERLEREQEIRRREQEAIFRAASASKAGEEGRQAQTVRKTAAERVGRNDPCPCGSGKKYKKCCGAGA, encoded by the coding sequence ATGATCGACAAGGTTCTCGGCAAGATCTTCGGCACCAAGAACGAGCGCGAACTGAAGCGCCTTCAGCCGTACGTGGCGCAGATCAACGCGCTCGAGCCGGCGATCCGCGCCCTCTCGGACGCGGAGCTGCGCGCCAAGACCGACGAGTTCCGCGCCCGCCTCAAGGACGGCGCGACGCTGGACGACCTCCTCGTCGAGGCGTTCGCGGTCTGCCGCGAGGCCGGCCGGCGCGTGCTCAACATGCGCCACTTCGACGTCCAGCTGATCGGCGGCATCGTCCTGCACAGCGGAACGATCGCCGAGATGCGGACCGGAGAAGGGAAGACGCTCGTCGCCACCCTGCCGGTCTACCTCAACGCGCTGAGCGGCCGCGGCGTCCACGTCGTCACCGTCAACGACTACCTCGCCCGCCGCGACGCGGAGTGGATGGGGCGGCTCTACAAGTTCCTCGGCCTCACCGTCGGCTGCATCCAGCACAACCTCTCCGACGAGGAGCGCCAGGTCGCCTACAACAGCGACGTCACCTACGGCACCAACAACGAGTTCGGCTTCGACTACCTGCGCGACAACATGAAGTTCGGCCGCGACTCGATGGTCCAGCAGAAGGGGCACGTCTACGCGATCGTCGACGAAGTCGACTCGATCCTGATCGACGAGGCGCGCACGCCGCTGATCATCTCCGGTCCGTCGGAGGGGGACACGAGCATCTACTCCCGCTGCGACGGCGTGATCCCGAAGCTGAAGAAGGGCGCCGAGCTGGCCGGCGAGGGGACGCGCGAGGAGCGGGACGAGCTCGAGGCCTCGGGCGACTACGTCGTGGACATCAAGAACCGCAACGTCGTCCTCACCGAGCAGGGCGTCGTCCACGCGGAGAAGATCCTCGGCGTGGGGAACCTCTACGACCCGTCGAACATCATGTTTCTGCACGCCGTCAACCAGGCCCTCAGGGCCCACGCCATCTACCGGCGGGACGTGGACTACATGGTCGAGGACGGCGAGGTCGTCATCGTCGACGAATTCACCGGCCGCAAGATGCCGGGCCGGCGCTGGTCGGACGGGCTGCACCAGGCGGTCGAGGCCAAGGAAGGGGTCGAGGTGCGCAGCGAGAACCAGACGCTGGCCACGATCACCTTCCAGAACTACTTCCGCATGTACGAGAAGCTGTCCGGCATGACCGGCACGGCCGAGACGGAAGCGCCCGAATTCGCGCAGATCTACAAGCTGGACGTGATGGTCATCCCGACCAACCGCCCGATGGTCCGCGCCGACAACGCCGACATCATCTTCCGCACCGAGGAAGGGAAGTTCGCGGCGGTGGTCGAGGAGATCAAGAAGCTCCACGCCGACCGCAAGCCGATTCTCGTCGGCACCACCTCGGTCGAGAAGTCGGAGCGCCTCTCGACGATGCTCAAGCGGGCCGGCGTGCCGCATCAGGTGCTGAACGCCAAGCACCACGCCCGCGAAGCCGAGATCGTCGCCCAGGCCGGCCGCCTCGGCATGGTCACGATCGCGACGAACATGGCCGGCCGCGGCACCGACATCCTGCTCGGCGGCAACCCCGAGGCGCTCGCCAAGTCGCTCTGCCTCGAGGACGCCGGCCGCGGCTGGGAAGAGGCCGACGAGGCGGCGCGCGAGGCGGCGCTGGCCAAGGCCCGCGCGATCTGCGCCAAGGAGCACGACGAGGTCGTCGAGAAGGGCGGCCTGCACATCATCGGCACCGAGCGCCACGAGGCGCGGCGCATCGACAACCAGCTGCGCGGCCGCGCCGGCCGCCAGGGCGATCCGGGCGCCTCGCGCTTCTACCTCTCGCTCGAAGACGACCTGATGCGCCGCTTCGCCTCCTGGCTGATGGAGCGGGCGCTCGCCGGCGCGGACGACGCGCCGATCGAGTCGCGGATGGTCAGCAAGCAGATCGAGAAGGCGCAGAAGCAGGTCGAAGCGCAGAACTTCGAGATCCGCAAGCGGCTGCTCGAGTACGACGACGTCCAGAACCTGCAGCGGCAGGAGGTCTACGGCCTGCGGCGCGAACTGCTGGAAGGAAGCGACCAGCACGACTACATCGTCGAGCGCGCGCAGGACCTGCTGGAGTACCTGACCGAAGAGTACCTGACGGTGGACGCCGACGCGGAGCCGCGGACCGACGAGTACTGCGGCCAGGTGACGCACTTCTTCGGCTTCGATCCGCGCAAGGTCGGCGTGGACTTCGCCGACGGCCCGGAGGCCGCGCGCGAGGCGATTTGGAAGATCGCCTCGAACCGCTTCGACGACAAGGAGCAGCGGCTCGGGGCCGACCTGATGCGCCAGTACGAGCGCTGGATCGTGCTCCAGATCATCGACCAGCAGTGGAAGGACCACCTGCTGGCCCTCGACCACCTCAAGGAAGGGATCGGCCTGCGCGCCTACGCGCAGAAGGACCCGCTGGTCGAGTACAAGCGCGAGTCGTTCGACCTCTTCATGTCGATGAAGGAGCGGATCGAGGAGGAGACGATCCGCTACCTGATGCTCTTCGAGCCGCGGACCGAGGAGGATCGGCGGCGCGAGGAGGAGCGTCTGGAGCGCGAGCAGGAGATCCGCCGGCGGGAGCAGGAGGCGATCTTCCGCGCCGCTTCGGCCTCGAAGGCCGGGGAGGAAGGGCGTCAGGCCCAGACGGTGCGCAAGACCGCCGCGGAGCGGGTCGGGCGGAACGACCCTTGCCCCTGCGGCTCGGGCAAGAAATACAAGAAGTGCTGCGGGGCGGGAGCGTAG
- a CDS encoding class II SORL domain-containing protein yields the protein KDPASGHQQAAFFVSLDAPAKFSAMSYCTLHGLWVSEEVHVEVE from the coding sequence GCAAGGACCCCGCGTCCGGCCACCAGCAGGCGGCGTTCTTCGTCTCGCTCGACGCGCCGGCCAAGTTCTCCGCGATGTCCTACTGCACGCTGCACGGCCTCTGGGTCAGCGAAGAGGTCCACGTCGAAGTCGAGTAG
- a CDS encoding class I SAM-dependent methyltransferase: MTRGAFPNPWLGIPAADYEGHMGDPRVAQLQLLGDVFEESLREFRPAAVVVPGCATGNGFERIDPKATRRIVGIDINPEFLKLARERHAARLPGLELIRGDLAEVELEAGAFDFVFAGLIFEYVEPAPLLARCARWLRRGGVLGTALQLPCPAGKVSASVYPSLERLAPVIDLVDPARLDEAAAAAGFAPPRRRVAQLPNGKRFALGVHVRA, translated from the coding sequence ATGACCAGAGGCGCGTTCCCGAACCCGTGGCTCGGCATTCCCGCGGCCGACTACGAAGGGCACATGGGCGACCCGCGCGTCGCGCAGCTGCAGCTCCTCGGCGACGTCTTCGAGGAGTCGCTGCGCGAGTTCCGCCCCGCGGCGGTCGTCGTCCCCGGCTGCGCGACCGGCAACGGCTTCGAGCGGATCGATCCGAAGGCGACGCGCCGCATCGTCGGCATCGACATCAATCCCGAGTTTCTGAAGCTGGCGCGGGAGCGGCACGCCGCGCGCCTCCCCGGCCTCGAGTTGATCCGCGGCGATCTGGCGGAGGTCGAGCTCGAGGCGGGCGCGTTCGACTTCGTCTTCGCCGGGCTGATCTTCGAGTACGTCGAGCCGGCGCCGCTGCTCGCGCGCTGCGCCCGCTGGCTGCGGCGCGGCGGCGTCCTCGGCACGGCGCTGCAGCTCCCCTGCCCCGCGGGAAAGGTCAGCGCGTCGGTCTATCCGAGCCTCGAGCGGCTCGCGCCGGTCATCGACCTGGTCGATCCGGCGCGCCTCGACGAGGCGGCCGCCGCGGCCGGCTTCGCGCCGCCGCGGCGACGCGTCGCGCAGCTCCCCAACGGGAAGCGGTTCGCGCTCGGCGTGCACGTCCGCGCCTGA
- the clcA gene encoding H(+)/Cl(-) exchange transporter ClcA, whose protein sequence is MTAATSSSASPAPPPFLGREHRRRQFLRAALVGVLAGAAALLFQLAVQGAQTLGRGWGAWARAAGLWGTLPLVAATAGLGAAAAWLTGRFAPEAGGSGIPHVKAALLSLRVIRPLRLVLVKFVGGFLALAAGMSLGREGPTIQIGAAAGQFVGKALKVRRRSMPALVAAGGGAGLAAAFNAPLAGFVFVMEELKREMSALTYGAALAASVCAVAVLRLATGQEPSFSLADPGAAPLKALPLVALVGAAGGLFGVLFNKTLLAVGAARTRLRVPRWAAGAALGALGGLALVFAPQLTGTGHDVAQRLLAGRFEAADVVLAAFVLACGKLLFTALSYGTGVPGGIFAPILMMGAAFGLAAGTFLAALLPGAGVSPSVFATIGMVAVLAGSVRSPLTGVVLIVEMTGEYGLLYALLLGAFAAYLAAEAVRDKPIYDKLLDLDVRRDHPAPPPEGGAEVLEALVEPASAFDGRVVADLGLGPHVLLATVQRGGRSIVPHGGTLILAGDELTLVVEATATPETALRLLASTRAGGDDERKDER, encoded by the coding sequence ATGACCGCCGCAACCTCATCGTCCGCGTCCCCCGCCCCGCCCCCCTTCCTCGGACGGGAGCACCGCCGTCGCCAGTTCCTCCGCGCCGCGCTCGTCGGCGTCCTCGCCGGCGCCGCCGCGCTCCTGTTCCAGCTCGCGGTGCAGGGGGCGCAGACCCTCGGCCGCGGTTGGGGTGCGTGGGCGCGCGCCGCGGGGCTCTGGGGGACGTTGCCGCTCGTCGCCGCGACCGCCGGACTCGGCGCCGCCGCGGCCTGGCTGACCGGCCGCTTCGCCCCCGAGGCGGGGGGCAGCGGCATCCCGCACGTCAAGGCCGCCCTGCTCAGCCTGCGGGTGATCCGACCCCTGCGGCTCGTCCTCGTGAAGTTCGTCGGCGGCTTCCTCGCCCTCGCCGCGGGGATGTCCCTCGGCCGCGAAGGGCCGACGATCCAGATCGGCGCCGCGGCCGGGCAGTTCGTCGGCAAGGCGCTGAAGGTGCGGCGGCGCTCGATGCCCGCGCTCGTCGCGGCGGGCGGCGGCGCCGGCCTGGCGGCGGCCTTCAACGCGCCGCTCGCCGGCTTCGTCTTCGTGATGGAGGAGTTGAAGCGGGAGATGTCGGCGCTGACCTACGGCGCCGCGCTCGCAGCATCGGTCTGCGCGGTCGCGGTGCTCCGCCTCGCCACGGGGCAGGAGCCGTCGTTTTCGCTCGCCGATCCGGGGGCCGCGCCGCTGAAGGCGCTGCCGCTCGTCGCGCTCGTCGGAGCCGCGGGCGGGCTGTTCGGCGTCCTCTTCAACAAGACGCTCCTCGCCGTCGGCGCCGCGCGGACGCGGCTGCGCGTCCCGCGTTGGGCGGCCGGCGCCGCGCTCGGCGCGCTCGGCGGGCTCGCGCTCGTCTTCGCGCCGCAACTCACCGGCACGGGTCACGACGTCGCGCAGCGGCTTCTCGCGGGGCGGTTCGAGGCCGCGGACGTCGTGCTCGCCGCGTTCGTCCTCGCCTGCGGCAAGCTGCTCTTCACCGCGCTGAGCTACGGCACGGGGGTCCCGGGCGGGATCTTCGCGCCGATCCTGATGATGGGCGCCGCGTTCGGCCTCGCCGCGGGGACGTTCCTCGCCGCGCTGCTGCCGGGGGCGGGAGTCTCGCCCTCGGTCTTCGCCACGATCGGGATGGTCGCCGTGCTCGCCGGCTCGGTGCGCTCGCCGCTCACCGGCGTCGTGCTGATCGTCGAAATGACCGGCGAGTACGGGCTTCTCTACGCGCTGCTGCTCGGCGCCTTCGCCGCCTACCTCGCGGCCGAGGCTGTGCGCGACAAGCCGATCTACGACAAGCTGCTCGACCTCGACGTGCGGCGCGACCATCCCGCGCCGCCGCCCGAAGGGGGCGCGGAGGTGCTCGAGGCGCTGGTCGAGCCCGCTTCGGCGTTCGACGGGCGCGTCGTCGCCGACCTTGGCCTCGGCCCGCACGTCCTGCTGGCGACGGTGCAGCGGGGCGGACGGAGCATCGTCCCGCACGGCGGCACGCTGATTCTGGCGGGGGACGAGCTGACGCTGGTCGTCGAGGCGACGGCGACTCCCGAGACGGCGCTCCGCCTGCTCGCCTCGACGCGCGCCGGCGGCGACGACGAGCGCAAGGACGAGCGATGA